In Acidisarcina sp., a single window of DNA contains:
- the pal gene encoding peptidoglycan-associated lipoprotein Pal produces the protein MIEKELKYLVSFVILVSLAFAVGCGKKKAEAPPPPPPPAEVTPAPTAEITATPTAVTAGDKVVLAWRTTNATDVSIEGLGTVSAEGTQTVNPTASTNYHLIARGAGGSADATARVTVNTPAPVVSNADVVDENTFHQNVQDVFYDYDSYDLRGDAQATVSKDASFFVAHPTVKVVVGGYCDERGSTEYNLALGENRANAAKQALANAGVSPDRLRVVSYGKEKQFCSEHDESCWQQNRRAQFALDK, from the coding sequence GTGATCGAAAAAGAGCTGAAGTATTTGGTTTCGTTCGTAATTCTTGTTTCACTTGCATTTGCCGTAGGTTGCGGCAAGAAGAAGGCAGAAGCACCACCGCCACCGCCGCCACCAGCCGAAGTAACACCGGCGCCCACAGCTGAGATTACGGCAACACCGACTGCAGTCACTGCGGGAGATAAAGTCGTTCTCGCATGGCGCACCACCAATGCGACGGACGTCTCGATCGAAGGCCTTGGCACTGTCAGTGCAGAAGGCACACAGACCGTCAATCCGACGGCTTCTACCAACTATCACCTGATCGCCCGTGGCGCGGGTGGATCTGCGGATGCAACCGCGCGCGTTACGGTCAACACGCCGGCGCCTGTGGTAAGCAACGCCGATGTCGTCGATGAAAACACCTTCCATCAGAATGTTCAGGATGTCTTCTACGACTACGACAGCTACGATCTGCGCGGCGACGCGCAGGCGACCGTCTCCAAGGATGCCAGCTTCTTCGTGGCGCATCCGACGGTGAAGGTAGTGGTTGGCGGATACTGCGACGAGCGTGGATCGACCGAATACAACCTGGCACTCGGTGAGAATCGCGCCAATGCAGCCAAGCAGGCCCTGGCAAACGCCGGCGTCAGCCCAGACCGGTTGCGCGTCGTCAGCTATGGCAAGGAGAAGCAGTTCTGCTCCGAGCACGACGAGAGCTGCTGGCAGCAGAATCGCCGCGCCCAGTTTGCCCTGGATAAGTAG
- the tolB gene encoding Tol-Pal system beta propeller repeat protein TolB gives MKMTTREKIQHLACAFLLLLSFSVLANPVRANAQDWVKTGTNLGVERIRLAVADFKPASTDPQTPPLKNTFDTTLFNDLSNAGIFDMVSKSLAPTVTPGSPQEISLKQWSDAPANAAMVTFGALSVHSGRIVVYGWLFDVKNEQSPQVLGKQYNEVATQDNARLIAHRFADEIILRLGGGLNGIAETKIYFVSSRSGTKEIWAMDYDGQGQHPVTHLGQVSISPRISPDNSRIAFSSLNRAGWTIRIFSLELNRLIAFPSAGNTSLSPAWSGDGTKLAFSSSRSGDPEIWVSDASGTNARRLTNFQGPDVSPAWNPKTGSQLAWCSGRTGLPQIYIMDSDGGDVQRMTDGGYATSPSWSPNGQFLTFAWDRKYGPGAPGGQDIYVMDIASKRWLQLTHDAGRNDFPSWSPDGRHIVFERREGGQSEIWTMLADGTEQHPLTHSGNNSMPNWSWK, from the coding sequence ATGAAAATGACGACCCGCGAAAAGATTCAACATCTAGCTTGCGCATTCCTTCTGCTGCTGAGTTTTTCTGTGCTCGCAAATCCAGTGCGCGCGAATGCGCAGGACTGGGTGAAGACCGGGACCAACCTGGGCGTCGAACGTATCCGCCTGGCAGTAGCAGACTTCAAGCCAGCCTCCACCGATCCCCAGACCCCGCCGCTGAAGAACACATTCGATACAACACTCTTTAACGATCTGAGCAACGCCGGCATCTTCGATATGGTTTCGAAGAGCCTGGCTCCAACGGTGACTCCTGGTTCTCCCCAGGAGATCAGCCTGAAGCAGTGGTCCGATGCTCCCGCGAATGCAGCCATGGTGACCTTTGGCGCGCTCTCCGTACATAGCGGCAGGATCGTGGTTTATGGATGGCTCTTCGATGTAAAGAATGAGCAGTCGCCACAGGTGCTCGGCAAGCAATACAACGAAGTTGCAACGCAGGATAATGCGCGCCTGATTGCGCACCGCTTTGCGGATGAGATCATCCTGCGCCTTGGTGGCGGCCTGAATGGAATTGCGGAGACAAAGATCTACTTCGTCTCGTCGCGCTCCGGCACCAAAGAGATCTGGGCGATGGACTATGACGGACAGGGACAGCATCCGGTCACGCATCTCGGGCAGGTCTCCATCTCGCCTCGCATTTCGCCGGACAATTCGCGCATCGCGTTCTCCTCGCTCAACAGAGCTGGCTGGACGATTCGTATATTTTCGCTCGAGTTGAACCGGTTGATCGCCTTCCCCTCCGCAGGAAATACCAGCCTGTCTCCTGCATGGTCTGGCGACGGCACCAAGCTGGCATTTTCCTCCAGCCGCTCCGGCGACCCTGAGATATGGGTTTCGGATGCCTCGGGCACGAATGCACGGCGGCTGACAAACTTTCAAGGGCCGGACGTATCGCCGGCATGGAACCCGAAGACCGGGTCGCAGCTCGCGTGGTGCAGCGGCCGCACTGGTCTGCCACAGATTTACATCATGGACTCCGATGGCGGCGACGTGCAGCGCATGACTGATGGAGGCTATGCCACCTCACCATCCTGGTCTCCCAACGGCCAATTCCTCACCTTCGCATGGGATCGCAAGTATGGACCGGGCGCACCCGGAGGACAGGATATCTACGTCATGGATATTGCCAGCAAGCGTTGGCTGCAGCTGACACATGACGCTGGCCGCAATGATTTCCCCAGTTGGTCTCCCGATGGCCGGCATATCGTCTTCGAACGCAGAGAAGGCGGTCAGTCTGAAATATGGACGATGCTTGCCGACGGAACAGAGCAACATCCTCTGACTCATAGTGGGAATAATTCAATGCCAAACTGGAGTTGGAAATAG
- a CDS encoding tetratricopeptide repeat protein: MRFQSLSLVSFAALALLLPAPRAHAVSKEMIQLQTQVQQLQDAIQHLQTTNDERMGVLQHLVEQTADSVNKMSATVTALQNKLQTQTDGVSQKMDGLSGQVQSVNDSIDELKARIARIDKQLQDMQAQMSNLNSTPGSAGAAGMPGGAPPAGDNATGGMVPATSPAPPLQQLYQSGLRDYNSAKYELATSEFGDVIKYYPHEDLAGNAQFYIAEISYRQGKYQPAIKGYDAVLEQFPGSPKAPAAQLRKAESLLALNQREPGARELRSLIQRYPQTPEAQQARTKLNAMGVRISPKPSAAREQ; this comes from the coding sequence ATGCGCTTTCAGAGTCTCAGTCTCGTCTCATTTGCCGCTCTTGCCCTTCTCCTGCCAGCGCCACGCGCGCATGCTGTATCCAAGGAAATGATCCAGCTGCAAACTCAGGTTCAGCAGCTTCAGGATGCAATCCAGCATCTACAGACCACCAACGATGAGCGCATGGGAGTTCTACAGCATCTGGTAGAGCAGACCGCGGACAGCGTCAATAAGATGTCCGCAACCGTCACCGCCCTTCAGAACAAGCTCCAGACACAGACGGATGGTGTCAGCCAAAAGATGGACGGTCTTTCCGGCCAGGTTCAGTCGGTGAACGATTCGATCGATGAGCTAAAGGCGCGCATTGCCCGTATCGACAAGCAACTCCAAGATATGCAGGCCCAGATGTCGAATCTGAACTCGACTCCAGGCTCCGCCGGAGCAGCAGGCATGCCAGGCGGGGCTCCTCCCGCAGGGGATAACGCGACGGGCGGAATGGTTCCTGCTACGTCTCCTGCCCCTCCTTTGCAGCAGCTCTACCAAAGTGGGCTGCGCGATTACAACTCGGCCAAGTATGAACTCGCAACCTCTGAGTTTGGCGACGTGATTAAGTACTATCCTCACGAAGACCTGGCGGGAAACGCGCAGTTCTACATCGCCGAAATTTCCTATCGCCAGGGCAAGTATCAGCCAGCGATCAAGGGATACGATGCGGTATTGGAGCAGTTCCCGGGAAGCCCCAAGGCACCGGCCGCGCAGCTGCGCAAGGCTGAATCTCTGCTTGCGTTGAATCAACGGGAGCCCGGCGCGCGGGAGTTGCGCAGCCTGATCCAGCGGTACCCGCAGACTCCGGAGGCCCAGCAGGCTCGAACCAAGCTGAATGCCATGGGAGTGCGCATTTCACCAAAACCCTCCGCAGCGCGCGAGCAATAA